GGATTACAAATTTATCGGAAGAAGATATACGAGAAATTCTTGATATGACGTAAGGATTAAGGAAAAATAGTACTTTTTCCTTGTTTTACATGATTGGACAATCTATGGTACACTTCTTTAGACCATGGAATGTTTTTGGAAAAAAAGGAGCTGTTTCAAATGAAGAAATGGATGATGGTAATTGGATTGATAGCAAGCTTAACCCTCTTTGTGGCAGGTTGCTCTAATGATGAAGAGATAGAGGCCGCTGCTATTGTAAATGGAGAAGAAATTTCTATGGAAGAATTTAATTTAACTTATGATCAAATAACAACCCAATATGAGCAGTTTGGTATGAATGTTGAAGAACAGGAAGATCAAATCAAGCAAATGGTTATAGATCAACTGGTTAATACAGAAATTATTGTCCAAAAGTCAGAAGAGACTGATTATGAACCAAGTGAAGAAGAGATTGATCAAGAATATGATATGATCCTTGAACAAATTGGTGGAGAAGAAGAACTGCAAACGGCTCTTGAAGAGAGCGATATGACAAAAGAGGACCTTAGGAAGGATATCCGTACACAGCTTAAAGTGAATCAATTCCTTGAGAATAGTGTAGAGGAGCCTCAGGTTTCTGAAGAAGAAATTCAACAAAGCTATGACGATATGATAGCCCAAGCTGAACAAGATAATGCCGAGGCTGAAGAAGGTCAGGAGCAAGAAATTCCAGAATTCGAGGA
This window of the Bacillaceae bacterium S4-13-56 genome carries:
- a CDS encoding SurA N-terminal domain-containing protein is translated as MKKWMMVIGLIASLTLFVAGCSNDEEIEAAAIVNGEEISMEEFNLTYDQITTQYEQFGMNVEEQEDQIKQMVIDQLVNTEIIVQKSEETDYEPSEEEIDQEYDMILEQIGGEEELQTALEESDMTKEDLRKDIRTQLKVNQFLENSVEEPQVSEEEIQQSYDDMIAQAEQDNAEAEEGQEQEIPEFEEVKDAIEQQLIQTKKQESQQELIEKLRSESDVEILI